A section of the Serratia liquefaciens ATCC 27592 genome encodes:
- a CDS encoding trehalose-6-phosphate synthase, whose product MSRLVLISNKQCDDKDLACATQALSPDSQSDDDRGLWLGWNGDVQNFGDAPLRPVSYQHRSGYEQVTFPLSTEEFHFHYQGYYHDGLWPVFHNHPEKAHFTPENYRAYRQLNRHFADIACEYVCPNDIICIDDYQLLPCGQALKEQGLLNPCAFFFHLPFPSTALLRQIPEHHGLIESLFFYDLIGFQTLDDRNNFLSYLTHEYPVEILPDGQLQVNGHIFATGIFPAGINARKIY is encoded by the coding sequence ATGTCTCGTTTGGTTTTGATCTCGAATAAGCAGTGTGACGACAAGGATCTGGCCTGCGCTACGCAGGCCCTATCGCCTGACAGCCAGAGCGACGACGATCGCGGGTTGTGGCTGGGCTGGAACGGTGACGTACAGAACTTTGGCGATGCGCCACTGCGCCCAGTCAGTTACCAGCACCGCAGCGGCTACGAGCAGGTGACCTTTCCGTTATCGACCGAGGAGTTTCACTTCCACTATCAGGGCTACTATCACGATGGCCTGTGGCCAGTGTTCCATAACCACCCGGAGAAGGCGCATTTCACGCCGGAGAACTACCGCGCTTATCGGCAACTCAACCGGCATTTCGCCGATATCGCCTGCGAGTATGTTTGCCCGAACGACATCATCTGTATTGATGATTACCAGCTGTTGCCCTGCGGCCAGGCGCTGAAAGAACAGGGTTTGCTGAACCCCTGCGCGTTCTTCTTCCATTTGCCGTTCCCGTCGACGGCGCTGCTCAGACAGATCCCCGAGCACCACGGCTTAATCGAATCGCTGTTTTTCTACGATCTGATCGGCTTTCAGACGCTCGACGACCGCAATAACTTTCTCAGTTATCTGACCCACGAATACCCGGTCGAAATTCTGCCCGACGGCCAGTTGCAGGTTAACGGGCACATCTTCGCCACCGGCATTTTCCCCGCTGGGATCAACGCCAGAAAGATTTACTGA
- the yncE gene encoding 7-bladed beta-propeller protein YncE: MNSATTISRRFGARAAFPLLLLTSMLFSAPLLAQGEPELLRKPVGKGAYEMVYSQGENALYLATSQSRKLDKGGVVYRLDPQTLDITQIIHNDIKPFGAAINSKTDTLFFGNTVNNSVTAIDGKTGEVKGRLVLDARKRSETVKPLAPRELVADATTDTLYITGLGESSVVWVVDGKDLTLRTTITETGKYGTGLALDAAASRLYVTNADGELVTIDTKTNKVLSRKKLDESKEHFFLNISLDPATHRAFITDSKQAQVLVVDTRDGKILSKIDVPESLAVLFNPTRNEVYVTHRQAGQVSVIDAKNYKLLQTIKTPTHPNSLALSPDGQTLYVSVKQASSREKEATAPDDVIRIALK, from the coding sequence ATGAACTCTGCAACAACGATCAGCCGCCGCTTTGGCGCACGCGCCGCTTTCCCACTGCTGCTGCTGACTTCAATGCTGTTTTCCGCCCCGCTGCTGGCCCAGGGCGAGCCGGAACTGCTGCGCAAGCCCGTCGGCAAAGGCGCTTACGAGATGGTCTACAGCCAGGGCGAGAACGCGCTGTATCTGGCCACTTCGCAAAGCCGCAAGCTGGACAAAGGCGGCGTGGTGTATCGTTTGGATCCGCAAACGCTGGATATCACCCAGATCATTCACAACGATATCAAACCTTTCGGCGCGGCCATCAACAGCAAAACCGACACGCTGTTCTTCGGCAACACCGTCAATAACTCGGTCACTGCCATCGACGGTAAAACCGGTGAGGTCAAAGGCCGCCTGGTGCTGGATGCGCGTAAACGCTCCGAAACGGTAAAACCGCTGGCACCGCGTGAGCTGGTGGCCGACGCCACCACCGACACCCTGTATATCACCGGGCTGGGTGAATCCAGCGTGGTTTGGGTGGTAGACGGCAAAGACCTGACCCTGCGCACCACCATCACCGAAACCGGCAAATACGGTACCGGTCTGGCACTGGATGCGGCCGCAAGCCGCCTGTACGTGACCAACGCCGACGGCGAGCTGGTGACTATCGACACCAAAACCAACAAGGTGCTCAGCCGCAAGAAATTGGACGAGTCCAAAGAGCACTTCTTCCTGAACATCAGCCTGGATCCTGCCACGCATCGCGCCTTTATCACCGACTCCAAGCAGGCCCAGGTGCTGGTGGTCGATACCCGCGACGGCAAGATTCTGAGCAAAATCGACGTGCCGGAATCACTGGCGGTCCTGTTCAACCCGACGCGCAATGAGGTGTATGTCACCCATCGTCAGGCAGGCCAGGTCAGCGTGATCGACGCCAAGAACTACAAGCTGCTGCAAACCATCAAGACCCCAACCCACCCGAACAGCCTGGCGCTGTCACCGGATGGCCAGACGCTGTACGTGAGCGTCAAACAGGCTTCCAGCCGCGAGAAAGAAGCCACCGCGCCGGACGACGTGATCCGTATCGCGTTGAAATAA
- a CDS encoding glutamine synthetase family protein has translation MHANVIGFNPLLADIPASQARSFYKEVEQYLQRYPDTEHVDIYLNDLNGQFRGKRLPVAEVFALDKGCYFPLSIYAMDLGGQVIEESGLGQQAGEPDRLCLPVPGTLRPCARDPQHHAQLLLTMKNADGDACELEPRVVLQRVLKRLHAKGYFPVVAAELEFYLQDPLQQPAEAGQCPTQSFSVDAPERHQALLNDIEHQARLQALPLTGVVAEAASGQYELNLHHSARVLEACDQVLALKRLTRQIAEKHHQHACFMAKPCAQAAGSGLHFHISLQDEQGNNLLASLPGELSATMTQVMAGMLALMPASMAIFAPNVNAFRRFRPGMHVPLRASWGHNNRTVALRLPCADHANQRIEYRLAGADANPYLAVAAMLSGMLYGLEHTQPLPPAACGNGYENGDAVALPLSQQEALTLFRQTLPLQESLGPAFAALWHTCKSAELRRFEAQVTEAETRWML, from the coding sequence ATGCATGCTAACGTTATTGGTTTTAACCCACTGCTGGCAGATATTCCTGCTTCGCAGGCGCGTTCATTCTACAAAGAAGTAGAACAGTATTTACAGCGCTATCCGGACACCGAACACGTCGATATTTATCTCAACGATCTGAACGGTCAATTCCGCGGGAAACGGCTGCCTGTCGCCGAGGTGTTTGCGCTGGATAAAGGCTGTTATTTCCCGCTGTCGATCTACGCCATGGATCTTGGCGGCCAGGTCATTGAAGAAAGCGGGCTGGGCCAGCAGGCCGGCGAGCCGGACAGGTTGTGTCTGCCGGTGCCCGGAACCTTGCGGCCCTGCGCCCGCGATCCGCAGCACCATGCCCAATTGCTGCTGACGATGAAAAATGCCGATGGCGACGCCTGCGAGCTGGAGCCGCGCGTGGTGCTGCAACGGGTGCTCAAACGCCTGCATGCCAAGGGTTACTTCCCGGTCGTGGCGGCAGAGCTGGAGTTTTATCTGCAGGATCCGCTGCAGCAACCGGCTGAGGCCGGACAGTGCCCGACGCAGAGTTTTTCTGTCGATGCACCGGAGCGCCACCAGGCGTTGCTCAATGACATCGAACATCAGGCCCGGCTGCAGGCCTTGCCGCTGACCGGCGTGGTCGCCGAAGCCGCCTCCGGCCAGTATGAGCTGAATCTGCACCACAGCGCTCGCGTACTGGAGGCCTGCGATCAGGTGCTGGCCCTGAAGCGGCTGACGCGCCAGATCGCCGAGAAACACCACCAGCACGCCTGCTTTATGGCCAAGCCTTGTGCTCAGGCCGCCGGTAGCGGTTTGCATTTTCATATCAGCCTGCAGGATGAGCAGGGCAACAACCTGCTGGCAAGCCTGCCGGGCGAGTTGAGCGCCACCATGACGCAGGTGATGGCGGGCATGCTGGCGCTGATGCCAGCCTCGATGGCGATATTCGCGCCCAACGTTAACGCGTTCCGCCGCTTTCGTCCCGGTATGCACGTGCCGCTGCGCGCCTCCTGGGGACACAATAACCGCACGGTAGCGCTGCGTTTACCCTGCGCCGACCATGCCAACCAGCGCATCGAATACCGGCTGGCCGGGGCCGATGCCAACCCGTATCTGGCCGTAGCGGCGATGCTGAGCGGCATGCTGTATGGGCTGGAGCACACGCAACCCCTGCCGCCGGCAGCCTGCGGCAACGGCTATGAAAATGGCGACGCGGTGGCACTGCCGCTCAGCCAGCAGGAAGCATTGACGTTATTCCGGCAAACCCTACCGTTGCAGGAAAGCCTCGGCCCAGCGTTTGCCGCGCTGTGGCACACCTGTAAGAGCGCCGAGCTGCGCCGCTTTGAAGCGCAGGTCACCGAAGCGGAAACCCGCTGGATGCTTTAA